The Triticum aestivum cultivar Chinese Spring chromosome 7B, IWGSC CS RefSeq v2.1, whole genome shotgun sequence genome window below encodes:
- the LOC123161237 gene encoding pathogenesis-related protein PRB1-3-like, with product MECYYSSKLAWSQLVLALAMAAAITSPCAAQNAPADFVSLHNSLRALVEVGPVTWDTTVANYALNYANQRKADCNLVHSGGTYGENIFWGSAGGTWTASSAVTMWTDEKQFYDYATNTCATNKVCGHYTQVVWRSSTSIGCARVVCDSNRGVFIICNYSPRGNIAGQKPY from the coding sequence ATGGAGTGCTACTACTCTTCGAAGCTAGCCTGGTCCCAGCTGGTCCTCGCCTTGGCCATGGCAGCCGCCATCACCTCGCCGTGCGCTGCCCAGAACGCCCCGGCGGACTTCGTGAGCCTCCACAACTCTTTGCGTGCGCTTGTCGAAGTCGGGCCGGTGACATGGGACACCACGGTGGCGAATTACGCGCTGAACTATGCGAACCAGCGCAAAGCCGACTGCAACCTGGTGCACTCCGGCGGGACGTACGGGGAGAACATCTTCTGGGGCTCCGCCGGCGGCACCTGGACGGCGTCGAGCGCCGTCACCATGTGGACCGACGAGAAGCAGTTCTACGACTACGCCACCAACACCTGCGCGACCAACAAGGTGTGCGGCCACTACACGCAGGTGGTGTGGAGGTCCTCCACGTCCATCGGCTGCGCCCGCGTCGTCTGCGACAGCAACCGCGGCGTCTTCATCATCTGCAACTACAGCCCGCGGGGCAACATCGCCGGACAGAAAccctactag